In the Zingiber officinale cultivar Zhangliang chromosome 5A, Zo_v1.1, whole genome shotgun sequence genome, TCGATTTTTAGGAACAATACTGCGACTTGATTATTAATGTTCATATGCATGCTAATTATTATATATGATTCTCAGAAGAAACTCTGATGACCTAACTGGTCTCCTGCCGGTGCAACCACCGGTTCATCCACCTGATCATCCTCTTGTTTATCGCCATCGAATGTTGTCCCAAAATGGATGTGAGGAAAGTGAGCCCACTGCCAAAGAAAAGATCATGATTACTCTCATCttgagaaatttataaaaaacttgCAGAAACAATTTCATCAATGTTTACTGTGCTAAGGAACTATTTTACTctttaaaaagaagaaaaagaggatTACTTACATTCTTTGCTGCAGTGCTGAAAGCTTCTCTGTGGCTGATGTCTGGATTGTTAGCCTTTATTCTTTGTATTTCCTCCCTGCATAATTGGTATCGCATTGAGTTGTTTGAACTGAAGATTTGGAACATCCAATGAAAGTTTCTGTAGAAATTAAAACTCACTTGATAAACTTGTTATATGCAGAAGGCACACGCTGCCTCTTCTCTGGTGCTGTTCAAGAGGGGGAGacacaaaaaaaatttaacaattaCTACAAATTTCTTTCTGATTAAATATATATTCATGGATGCAATTAAGTGTGATCAGTAATTAGAGGCTTACGGCTGATGGGGAGCATCGGTTCTAAGGAAGTTGAACCGCATTCCATTCTTTGTTCTTGTTGCATGCTTCCTCTCTGCTAAACACATCAAACAATCACAACTAGTGCTCCTCTTCTACACATTTTATATACGATCAGAGATATATGCCAAATTAACCTGGAGATGATCATGCGAAGGGAGAGTGTGAAGCAAGGCTCCAAGGTTGACAGACAGCAAGTTAGAACAGTGCCCACATCTGACTGTCACAATGTTAGTGATGTTCACCAAGCTGTTCCCAGGAACACTTACCTGTTCAGGCATGTGCATTAATCAAATCACATTAATGTTAGCTAGTGGTCTCTGAATGAAGCTTTCATGGGTGTGTGAGCTTTCACTTTGCATTTCCCAATGCCTAGCTAGCTACTTTTGGAGCTCAATGGCACATCCCTCAAGAGATCAaggtgaaagaagaagaagaagaagaatgatgaTGAATTAACAAGCTAAGCTAAGAGATCTGCAAATCTCAAAGCCTTGAGGGTTAGATTCTCaagaatatatattaaaaaatgctTTAATTTAGCTGTGCAGTCATGTATATAAAAATAGCAGTCAACAATGTCTAGTCACAGGAAACCTAGGAAGAACCCTAGAA is a window encoding:
- the LOC121982604 gene encoding protein YABBY 2-like, whose amino-acid sequence is MSAQALPEHICYLHCHFCSTLLVVSVPGNSLVNITNIVTVRCGHCSNLLSVNLGALLHTLPSHDHLQRGSMQQEQRMECGSTSLEPMLPISPPEKRQRVPSAYNKFIKEEIQRIKANNPDISHREAFSTAAKNWAHFPHIHFGTTFDGDKQEDDQVDEPVVAPAGDQLGHQSFF